Genomic DNA from uncultured Methanospirillum sp.:
GATGGGGGGATGACATGATTGACGATGCAGATGGATTTTTAGGGTCTCTACTAACTATCGAGGGGATTGTTGATGCTCGTGCGATGATCAACGGGCCGAATGGGTGCAGAGGATATCCTGCGTATCTTTCAGATCGCCTCCTGCCCAGGGATACCTGCCTTACCAGGAGAAGTTTTGAAGAACTGTTCTTTTTCGGCCAGTCACGGATTCCCTGCACATACCTGGATGCTGATGATTACATTGCCGGATCGACAGCGAAACTTTCAGCAATCCTGCCACTCATTGCTGAGAAAGGAGATACCCTAATTGCTATAGTCAATTCTCCTGGTGCATCATTGATAGGGGATGATCTGAACCGGTTTATCAGACAGGCAGGTCTTGCCAGGAGATGTATTGCCTTTGAGGATGCATGGTATTCAAAGCCTTTACCCGCAGCATCTGATGAGACGGTGGTAGCGTTACTTGAATGGCTTTCCTTAAACAACCTGCCAAAAATTAAAAGAGGTGTAAATCTTCTTGGGCTTTCTTTATATCAGCGGTATTGGGAGGGGAATGCTCGTGAATTAATTCATTTGTGCACGTTGATGGGGCTTCATGTAATTTGTAAATGGACTGGTTCTCCTGTTGCAGAGATCAGGGAGTCTACTTCGGCCTCTCATAACCTGGTTATTTTTCCGGAGTATGCCACAAAGACAGCTGCCTGGTATGAAAACAAGTTTGGTATTCCTCC
This window encodes:
- a CDS encoding nitrogenase component 1, producing MIDDADGFLGSLLTIEGIVDARAMINGPNGCRGYPAYLSDRLLPRDTCLTRRSFEELFFFGQSRIPCTYLDADDYIAGSTAKLSAILPLIAEKGDTLIAIVNSPGASLIGDDLNRFIRQAGLARRCIAFEDAWYSKPLPAASDETVVALLEWLSLNNLPKIKRGVNLLGLSLYQRYWEGNARELIHLCTLMGLHVICKWTGSPVAEIRESTSASHNLVIFPEYATKTAAWYENKFGIPPVISPAGAPIGFSATEVWIRTVAAALSVDPGLALDYLNSQKNRAYHIISRSSHEASSIRGLTFGIRADISVALPLITWLYSYLNMLPVCIEVGQGGDEDQHRSLIRFLEDHTLSSALGVSAESASPDFYFAEGIFGEHLAFSGVCRSYFDLSNRMYTVLEFIQRALIGGVGSLMLLEYIFRDHMNGIYSE